A genomic region of Cytophagales bacterium contains the following coding sequences:
- a CDS encoding AAA family ATPase, translating to MNIFLVGIINSGKTSLGKELACKLNFEFIDSDTRIASSEGCSINQIFKEKGLMYFRKLEKDFLRQIVSSLQVNSKKTVIATGGGMPCFYDNMNFMNDNGITVFLDVTIQEIIKRLSKGGYDLKQKPMLKGYKKKELYHHLTKLREKRLKFYSMAKIKLSGDSISCEDIIRSF from the coding sequence ATGAACATATTTCTAGTGGGGATTATTAATAGTGGTAAAACTTCTTTGGGCAAAGAGCTTGCATGTAAGCTTAATTTTGAGTTTATTGATTCAGATACCCGGATTGCAAGCTCTGAGGGTTGTTCAATCAATCAGATCTTTAAAGAAAAAGGGTTAATGTATTTCAGAAAGCTTGAAAAGGATTTCCTACGCCAGATCGTATCGTCTTTGCAGGTAAATAGTAAAAAAACAGTGATAGCTACCGGAGGCGGAATGCCCTGCTTTTATGATAATATGAATTTTATGAATGATAATGGGATTACCGTTTTCCTTGATGTTACAATTCAAGAGATAATCAAAAGACTTTCAAAAGGGGGTTATGATCTAAAGCAAAAGCCAATGCTTAAAGGTTACAAAAAGAAGGAATTGTACCATCACTTAACTAAATTAAGGGAGAAGCGATTAAAATTTTATTCAATGGCGAAGATAAAATTATCGGGTGATTCAATTAGTTGTGAAGATATTATTAGAAGCTTTTGA